In Ochrobactrum vermis, the following proteins share a genomic window:
- a CDS encoding M23 family metallopeptidase: protein MVFWSAPANKRQVAATAEPDFAACGAALKSEPLSSRSLKPFRQVRFSLHTHLRFCLALIAATAMAGGGLLFTTGRLVRHGHAAQPVMVDPATLVLHHAAQKEARLAPAVGGDTANRISRRIDIAEGVEDGDARLYTYQHVVLDVKGSSRAAIDDTLREEVSAPKSMPRRPEEELERGVPINVSLAKPAVGTGAKVHAIIVAPQSRERLGALLQAAGIAVEDSKRLEEALARTELVPGDNLELLVDKPRQQADGEQHIALARFEHGDIGKAVYGRADDGVFRATGNERLFARLSRDAMLTAYHPQNAVSNSGSIPSRLEQAGAPNTIVGEVEKLAAQNGVSLKGAKTPDLIDLLFRKSAETEAELVFVEFTTDGKSRRLYRHEGNGGAGYFNEDGSSMTKYLMQKPLPNGRLNDGFGWRVHPVLHVRKHHNGVDYDAPIGSPIVAAGDGVVELISYQKGYGKYVRIRHQGGYSTTYAHLSSAKQGLKVGEHVKQGEVIAYVGSTGYSTGPHLYYELKVGDQYVDPLTARLNAGEKLTGSSLNSFREEIDHVGQIVNEMKLPAIPNAPETTQSASGKGSRHH from the coding sequence ATGGTCTTCTGGTCAGCGCCAGCAAACAAACGACAAGTTGCTGCGACGGCGGAGCCAGATTTTGCGGCCTGCGGTGCTGCGTTGAAGAGCGAGCCGCTTTCCTCCCGCAGTTTGAAACCATTCCGGCAGGTTCGGTTTTCCCTGCATACGCATTTACGGTTTTGCCTGGCGCTGATAGCCGCAACCGCCATGGCCGGAGGCGGGCTCCTGTTTACGACAGGTCGGCTGGTCCGCCACGGTCACGCTGCTCAGCCCGTCATGGTCGACCCGGCTACTCTAGTTCTGCATCACGCCGCACAGAAAGAAGCGCGACTTGCGCCAGCAGTAGGTGGCGACACGGCCAACCGCATATCACGGCGTATCGATATCGCCGAAGGTGTTGAGGACGGCGATGCGCGTCTATACACCTATCAGCATGTGGTTCTCGACGTGAAAGGTTCGAGCCGGGCTGCCATTGATGACACGCTCCGCGAGGAGGTTTCCGCACCGAAATCCATGCCGAGACGGCCCGAGGAGGAACTGGAGCGAGGCGTTCCTATCAATGTCAGTCTGGCCAAACCGGCTGTCGGGACAGGGGCAAAAGTGCACGCGATCATTGTCGCGCCGCAGTCGCGCGAGCGGCTGGGCGCATTGTTGCAAGCGGCCGGTATCGCGGTTGAGGACAGCAAGCGTCTGGAAGAAGCCTTGGCTCGCACAGAACTGGTGCCCGGCGATAATCTTGAATTGTTGGTCGATAAACCCCGGCAGCAGGCCGATGGGGAGCAGCATATCGCGCTTGCACGTTTCGAGCATGGCGATATTGGCAAGGCCGTCTATGGGCGCGCTGACGATGGCGTTTTTCGCGCCACAGGCAATGAACGCCTTTTTGCCCGCCTGTCGCGCGATGCGATGCTGACGGCGTATCATCCGCAGAATGCGGTCAGCAACAGCGGCTCCATTCCGTCCCGGCTGGAGCAGGCAGGCGCCCCGAACACAATCGTCGGCGAGGTTGAGAAGCTGGCCGCACAGAACGGCGTTTCGCTGAAGGGCGCGAAAACACCCGACCTGATCGACCTTCTTTTCCGCAAGAGTGCCGAGACGGAAGCTGAGCTTGTTTTTGTCGAGTTTACAACGGACGGCAAAAGCCGCCGCCTATACCGCCATGAGGGCAATGGCGGTGCCGGCTATTTCAATGAAGACGGCTCGTCCATGACGAAGTATCTGATGCAGAAGCCTCTGCCGAATGGCCGTCTCAACGATGGTTTCGGCTGGCGCGTGCATCCTGTTCTGCACGTTCGCAAACATCACAATGGTGTCGATTACGATGCGCCGATCGGCTCGCCCATCGTCGCGGCGGGTGATGGTGTGGTGGAGCTGATTTCGTATCAGAAGGGATATGGAAAATATGTCCGTATCCGCCATCAGGGTGGCTATAGCACAACCTATGCGCATCTCTCATCGGCCAAACAAGGACTGAAGGTCGGGGAGCACGTCAAGCAGGGAGAGGTAATCGCCTATGTCGGATCGACTGGCTATTCCACTGGTCCGCACCTCTATTATGAGCTCAAGGTCGGCGATCAGTATGTCGATCCCTTGACCGCACGTCTTAACGCAGGCGAAAAACTGACCGGCTCATCCCTGAACAGTTTCCGTGAAGAGATTGATCATGTGGGTCAAATCGTCAACGAAATGAAACTGCCAGCCATTCCGAATGCTCCCGAAACCACGCAGTCTGCGTCCGGAAAAGGCAGCCGTCATCATTGA
- the rsmA gene encoding 16S rRNA (adenine(1518)-N(6)/adenine(1519)-N(6))-dimethyltransferase RsmA translates to MSIDGLPPLREVIERHDLMPKKSLGQNFLFDLNLTSKIARQAGNLQDQPVIEVGPGPGGLTRALLAQGAYVTAIERDERCLDALAEIEAHYPGRLRIISGDALEQDFSTLFPEGPKPRIVANLPYNVGTQLLLNWLLVEPWPPFYSSMTLMFQREVAERIVAIPDSDHYGRLGVLAGWRTVSKISFDVPPQAFTPPPKVMSSVVHIVPREDPLPCNAIALGQITQAAFGQRRKMLRQSLKPVGGAELLEKTGIDGTRRAETLSVEEFVALANAHRPIK, encoded by the coding sequence ATGAGCATAGATGGCCTCCCCCCACTTCGCGAGGTAATTGAACGGCACGATCTGATGCCGAAGAAATCGCTTGGCCAGAACTTCCTGTTCGATCTTAACCTGACGTCGAAAATTGCTCGTCAGGCAGGCAACCTGCAGGACCAGCCCGTTATCGAAGTCGGTCCAGGTCCCGGTGGCCTGACCCGCGCACTTCTTGCGCAAGGCGCTTATGTTACTGCAATCGAGCGCGATGAGCGATGCCTGGATGCACTTGCCGAGATCGAAGCGCATTATCCGGGTCGTCTGCGTATCATCTCCGGCGATGCTCTTGAGCAGGATTTTTCGACCTTGTTTCCGGAAGGGCCGAAGCCGCGCATCGTTGCCAATCTGCCTTACAATGTCGGCACGCAGCTTCTGCTCAACTGGTTGCTGGTCGAACCTTGGCCACCCTTCTATTCGTCCATGACCTTGATGTTCCAGCGGGAGGTTGCCGAGCGTATCGTGGCGATACCTGACAGCGACCATTACGGACGTCTGGGGGTGCTCGCCGGGTGGAGAACGGTTTCCAAGATCAGCTTCGACGTGCCGCCGCAGGCGTTTACACCACCGCCAAAAGTCATGTCGTCGGTCGTCCATATCGTCCCGCGTGAAGATCCGCTGCCTTGCAATGCGATTGCGCTTGGGCAAATCACGCAAGCAGCTTTCGGACAACGCCGCAAGATGTTGCGCCAAAGTCTGAAACCGGTTGGCGGAGCCGAACTCCTTGAAAAGACTGGCATCGATGGAACTCGCCGGGCGGAAACGCTCAGTGTCGAAGAGTTTGTCGCGCTGGCAAATGCCCATCGCCCGATCAAGTAA
- the pdxA gene encoding 4-hydroxythreonine-4-phosphate dehydrogenase PdxA — protein sequence MSAEPVSPLAVSIGDPSGIGPDVALAAWLRRNELSLPPFALLADPLQLSERARHLGVDVEIEVVSTIAAANRVFSRALPVLPLKNRLTDSVGKPLMENAAGIIEAIERAVELTLNGEASAVVTCPISKKPLYEAGFRHPGHTEFLAELASKHVGRPVTPVMMLAGPQLRAVPVTIHIPLSEVPVRLTTADIIEVSRITATELRERFGIQSPRLAISGLNPHAGEGGAMGKEDDAIILPAIEALRREGIDARGPLPADTMFHAPARATYDAAVCMYHDQALIPAKALAFDETVNVTLGLPFIRTSPDHGTAFNIAGQGIARPDSLVAAIRLAQELAGNAADGH from the coding sequence ATGTCCGCAGAACCCGTTTCTCCTCTCGCCGTCAGCATTGGTGACCCGTCGGGCATAGGTCCCGATGTTGCGCTTGCAGCCTGGCTGCGCCGCAACGAGCTTTCACTACCGCCCTTCGCGCTGCTGGCAGATCCGCTGCAACTCTCCGAGCGTGCGCGACATCTCGGCGTGGATGTCGAGATTGAGGTTGTTTCCACCATTGCTGCGGCAAACCGCGTGTTTTCTCGCGCATTGCCGGTGCTCCCGCTCAAGAACAGGCTGACCGACAGTGTCGGCAAACCCTTGATGGAAAACGCTGCGGGCATCATTGAGGCCATTGAGCGAGCGGTTGAGCTCACATTGAATGGCGAGGCTTCGGCAGTCGTTACCTGCCCAATTTCAAAGAAACCGCTTTATGAAGCGGGTTTTCGGCATCCGGGCCATACGGAATTTCTTGCGGAATTGGCAAGCAAGCATGTGGGAAGGCCCGTCACGCCGGTCATGATGCTGGCGGGGCCGCAGCTTCGCGCCGTTCCGGTCACCATACATATCCCGCTTTCCGAAGTGCCTGTCCGCTTGACGACAGCGGATATCATCGAAGTGTCGCGTATTACGGCCACCGAATTGCGAGAACGCTTTGGCATCCAGTCGCCGCGTCTGGCCATATCCGGACTTAATCCGCATGCGGGTGAAGGCGGGGCCATGGGCAAAGAGGACGATGCCATTATCCTTCCCGCAATCGAGGCGTTGCGCCGCGAAGGGATAGATGCTCGCGGTCCCCTACCCGCCGATACGATGTTTCACGCGCCAGCACGCGCGACCTATGACGCCGCAGTCTGCATGTATCACGATCAGGCCCTTATTCCAGCCAAAGCACTGGCTTTCGATGAGACTGTGAATGTAACCCTGGGGCTTCCCTTCATTCGCACATCGCCGGATCATGGCACAGCTTTCAACATTGCAGGGCAAGGAATCGCCCGACCGGACAGCCTTGTCGCTGCCATTCGCCTTGCACAGGAACTGGCTGGAAACGCAGCCGACGGACATTAG
- a CDS encoding peptidylprolyl isomerase produces the protein MMIARPLFASMLSAAVCLTTLGTVAVPAFAAGAGSEVKVIVSGNAITNSDIQHRVAFLKLQRKGGNLSQVAKEELTDEMLKRVEMKSRSINISDQQVDEAYAGFASRNKMSLTQLNQLMNQSGVTPDHFKKYIMVQMGWGRLVSARFRATGMVSEQEAVQRMLKDGGKKPVATEYRLQQVIFVVPASKRSPGLLSKRKQEANALRSRFQSCDATRQQAKGILDVTVRDLGRIIEQQLPGEWAKAIKATSVGGTTPPQETEKGVEFLAVCSTRQISDDRVAQLVFSMEGADSASGQEKKAEELSNKYLKELREKAKIVNR, from the coding sequence ATGATGATTGCAAGACCTCTCTTCGCCTCCATGCTGAGCGCCGCAGTCTGTCTGACGACGCTTGGAACGGTTGCGGTTCCCGCATTTGCTGCGGGTGCAGGTTCCGAGGTCAAAGTCATTGTTTCCGGCAACGCCATCACGAACAGCGATATTCAGCACCGCGTGGCCTTTTTGAAATTGCAGCGCAAGGGCGGCAATCTCAGCCAGGTCGCAAAAGAAGAGCTGACCGACGAAATGTTGAAGCGCGTCGAAATGAAATCGCGCAGCATCAATATTTCCGATCAGCAGGTGGATGAGGCTTATGCCGGATTTGCCAGCCGCAACAAGATGAGCCTGACACAGCTTAACCAGTTGATGAACCAGTCGGGCGTCACACCGGATCATTTCAAGAAATACATCATGGTCCAGATGGGCTGGGGTCGCCTTGTGAGCGCCCGCTTCCGCGCTACTGGTATGGTCAGCGAACAGGAAGCCGTTCAGCGCATGCTGAAAGACGGTGGCAAGAAGCCTGTGGCGACCGAGTACCGCCTCCAGCAGGTCATTTTCGTAGTGCCCGCCTCCAAGCGGTCTCCCGGCTTGCTTTCCAAGCGCAAGCAGGAAGCAAACGCACTCCGCTCCCGTTTCCAGAGTTGCGATGCAACCCGTCAACAGGCCAAGGGCATTCTTGACGTCACTGTTCGCGATCTCGGTCGCATTATCGAGCAGCAATTGCCGGGCGAATGGGCGAAAGCCATCAAGGCAACATCGGTCGGAGGCACCACGCCACCGCAGGAAACCGAAAAGGGCGTTGAATTCCTGGCTGTCTGCTCAACCCGACAGATTTCGGATGATCGCGTCGCCCAGCTCGTCTTCTCCATGGAAGGAGCTGATTCCGCATCTGGCCAGGAAAAGAAGGCTGAGGAGCTCAGCAACAAGTATCTCAAGGAACTGCGCGAAAAGGCGAAAATCGTTAATCGCTAA
- a CDS encoding LPS-assembly protein LptD, protein MVLPHSLSRLARGTAMACVLALPFISVAALPSPASAQDALGANYQSDPNARMLLQANELVYDRDVNTVTAQGKVRIEYDGNHLVADKVTYNQQTRRMTATGNVEIVERDGNKIYSDHMDITDSFRDGFVNGLRVETTDNTRFAAESAERSNGEITTFNNGVYTACEPCAKNPDKPVLWQIKARKIIWNSTTKTVRFEHGRFEFFGMPLAWFPAFEMADPTVKRKSGFLFPGFSYKDDLGVGIKNSYFWALAPNYDVTLSSTYYSKQGFLTEAEWRHRLENGTYNLRIAGIHQNKPGEFDLNTVDRQEDNRGMVASKGDFNLNSRWRFGWDVMAQTDRNFSRTYGLEGYSAETQVSKIYLTGVNNRNYFDLNFYRFNVQESLLANDPNEMHSKQPWVFPSLDYSYTMPDPVYGGELNFTTNLQALYRQNANFTPLGTRFPRVPGFDGTNVRLTQEAEWKRTFITPAGLVITPLLALRGDAISANTNFNLTDAGYTDALVRSEALRAMATAGLELRWPILFSTTSSTHIIEPIAQLYVRNNERYAGELPNEDAQSFVFDATNLFSRDKFSGYDRVEGGTRANLGLRYSGNFNNSDWALYALGGQSFQLGGVNSYGTSDFVNVGADSGLQDARSDYVAMIGTSNSTGLALAARGRFDKESFSVQRGELEAQQSWQKLTVSGQYAYIAPQPAYGYSELRQEVTGAATARINANWRVFGSGTYDLVSETLVRASSGLAYDDECFTYSMAYVQTRNPGDDKPSHSVGFNISLRTLGDIGSGNQTF, encoded by the coding sequence ATGGTATTGCCCCATTCGCTCTCGCGCCTTGCGCGCGGGACTGCCATGGCGTGCGTCCTTGCTTTACCTTTCATTTCTGTCGCGGCCCTGCCCTCACCTGCATCGGCACAGGACGCGCTCGGCGCTAATTACCAGAGCGACCCGAATGCGCGCATGCTTCTGCAGGCAAATGAGCTTGTCTATGATCGCGATGTGAACACCGTAACCGCTCAGGGCAAGGTGCGTATCGAGTATGACGGCAATCATCTCGTTGCCGACAAGGTAACCTATAATCAGCAGACGCGGCGCATGACCGCGACGGGGAATGTTGAGATCGTCGAGCGCGACGGTAACAAGATCTACTCCGACCATATGGACATCACCGACAGTTTCCGTGACGGCTTCGTAAACGGCCTTCGCGTCGAGACGACGGATAACACCCGTTTTGCCGCTGAAAGCGCGGAACGCAGCAACGGCGAGATCACGACGTTCAACAACGGCGTCTATACGGCCTGCGAACCCTGTGCCAAGAACCCGGACAAGCCTGTTCTCTGGCAGATCAAGGCGCGCAAGATCATCTGGAACAGCACGACAAAGACGGTCCGTTTCGAACATGGCCGCTTTGAGTTTTTCGGCATGCCGCTTGCCTGGTTCCCGGCATTCGAAATGGCTGACCCGACGGTGAAGCGTAAAAGCGGCTTCCTGTTTCCGGGTTTCTCGTACAAGGACGATCTGGGCGTCGGTATCAAGAACTCATATTTCTGGGCACTCGCCCCGAATTACGACGTGACCCTTTCTTCGACATATTACTCAAAGCAGGGCTTTCTGACTGAAGCCGAATGGCGTCATCGCCTTGAAAACGGCACATATAATCTTCGCATCGCCGGCATTCATCAAAACAAGCCGGGCGAATTCGATCTCAACACAGTTGACCGCCAAGAAGACAACCGTGGCATGGTCGCCTCTAAGGGCGATTTCAATCTCAATTCGCGCTGGCGTTTCGGCTGGGATGTGATGGCACAGACCGACCGCAATTTCAGCCGCACCTATGGTCTTGAAGGCTATAGTGCAGAAACTCAGGTTTCGAAGATCTACCTCACGGGTGTCAATAATCGTAATTATTTCGACCTGAATTTCTATCGCTTCAACGTGCAGGAATCCCTTCTCGCGAACGACCCGAACGAGATGCATTCGAAGCAGCCTTGGGTTTTCCCGAGCCTCGATTATTCCTACACGATGCCTGATCCGGTTTATGGTGGTGAACTGAACTTCACCACCAATCTGCAGGCGCTTTATCGCCAGAATGCAAATTTTACGCCTCTTGGCACCAGGTTTCCCCGCGTTCCCGGCTTCGACGGAACAAATGTTCGTCTGACCCAGGAAGCGGAATGGAAGCGCACGTTCATCACGCCTGCCGGTCTGGTCATCACGCCGTTGCTGGCACTACGTGGTGACGCTATCAGCGCCAATACGAATTTCAATCTGACAGATGCTGGCTATACGGATGCGCTTGTGCGCTCGGAAGCCTTACGCGCCATGGCAACCGCCGGACTTGAACTGCGCTGGCCGATCCTGTTTTCGACGACAAGCTCGACACACATCATTGAACCTATCGCCCAGCTTTATGTTCGCAACAACGAACGTTATGCCGGCGAACTGCCGAATGAAGATGCCCAGAGCTTCGTCTTCGATGCGACGAACCTGTTCTCGCGCGACAAGTTCTCGGGTTATGATCGCGTTGAAGGTGGTACCCGTGCCAACCTTGGCCTGCGCTATTCTGGCAACTTCAACAATAGTGACTGGGCTCTGTATGCCCTCGGCGGTCAGTCGTTCCAGCTTGGCGGCGTAAATTCTTACGGCACCAGCGATTTCGTGAATGTTGGTGCAGACTCGGGCCTGCAGGATGCACGTTCCGACTATGTCGCCATGATCGGCACATCGAACTCGACAGGTCTCGCCCTGGCTGCTCGCGGCCGTTTCGACAAGGAAAGTTTCTCGGTTCAGCGCGGCGAGCTTGAAGCCCAGCAGAGCTGGCAGAAGCTGACAGTTTCCGGGCAATATGCCTATATCGCCCCGCAACCGGCTTACGGTTATTCCGAACTTCGTCAGGAAGTTACCGGTGCGGCAACAGCGCGTATCAATGCAAACTGGCGCGTTTTCGGTTCGGGTACCTATGATCTGGTCTCTGAAACACTGGTCCGCGCATCGTCAGGTCTTGCATATGACGATGAGTGCTTCACTTATTCGATGGCTTATGTCCAAACCCGCAATCCGGGCGATGACAAGCCGTCCCATAGTGTCGGCTTCAACATTTCGCTCCGCACCTTGGGCGACATAGGCAGCGGTAACCAGACTTTCTAA
- the lptG gene encoding LPS export ABC transporter permease LptG, whose amino-acid sequence MIGWTLGRYFFIRYVQITLYFLLGIFALSLLLDFTENASKLSNLPDYSVWAALGLSAMRVPFIMQQMIPFVALFSAMATLISLNRKYELVVARSVGVSAWQFLLPACFGAFLFGLATIFILNPFAAYGFAKADEIASTWKTGKVTDVSALRDPWLRQKTDEGETIIGAKSILDQGATLADATFIQFDEKKNIKERYDARTAQLKDGHWELTDVTRFARGEEPQKMASFQIETQLRPEYVEEKLATPDTIPFTQLRHKIEVARSFGYSANAFDMQYQSLLALPALLMAMTLIAATVSLKFVRFGQSGAMILGGVIAGFMLYVVSVLVKAFGNAGFVPPFVAAWVPVIIATFFGVSFLLHKEDG is encoded by the coding sequence ATGATCGGCTGGACACTCGGACGCTATTTCTTCATCCGCTATGTGCAGATAACGCTCTATTTTCTGCTCGGCATTTTCGCATTGTCGCTGCTTCTCGATTTTACCGAGAATGCGAGCAAGCTATCAAACCTGCCGGATTATTCGGTGTGGGCGGCGCTTGGTCTTTCCGCCATGCGCGTCCCCTTCATCATGCAGCAGATGATCCCCTTCGTTGCCCTGTTCTCCGCAATGGCGACGCTCATCTCGCTGAACAGAAAATACGAACTCGTCGTCGCGCGTTCCGTGGGCGTTTCCGCCTGGCAGTTCCTTTTGCCTGCCTGCTTCGGCGCCTTTCTGTTTGGCCTCGCCACGATCTTCATTCTCAATCCGTTCGCCGCTTACGGTTTTGCCAAGGCCGATGAAATCGCATCGACATGGAAGACCGGCAAGGTTACCGACGTATCCGCACTGCGTGATCCCTGGCTGCGCCAGAAGACCGATGAGGGTGAAACCATAATCGGCGCAAAAAGCATTCTGGATCAAGGTGCTACGCTTGCTGATGCGACATTCATTCAGTTCGATGAAAAGAAGAATATCAAGGAACGTTACGACGCGCGAACCGCGCAGCTGAAGGACGGTCACTGGGAGCTCACCGACGTGACGCGATTCGCGCGCGGCGAAGAACCCCAGAAAATGGCGAGTTTCCAGATAGAGACGCAGCTGCGTCCCGAATATGTGGAAGAGAAGCTCGCGACGCCGGACACCATTCCCTTCACGCAGTTGCGCCACAAGATCGAAGTCGCCCGTTCATTCGGTTACTCCGCAAACGCATTTGACATGCAATACCAGTCACTTCTGGCCTTGCCGGCATTGCTGATGGCGATGACTCTCATTGCTGCAACAGTGTCGTTGAAATTTGTGCGGTTTGGTCAGTCAGGAGCTATGATTCTGGGTGGCGTTATCGCAGGCTTCATGCTTTATGTCGTTTCGGTGCTAGTGAAGGCATTCGGGAATGCGGGATTCGTTCCGCCGTTCGTGGCTGCCTGGGTTCCAGTTATTATCGCGACATTCTTTGGTGTCTCCTTTCTGTTGCATAAGGAGGATGGTTAG
- the lptF gene encoding LPS export ABC transporter permease LptF, which yields MRLIELYILRRVAIMFLAVLGAAVGITWTVQVLQRIDFLTTSGQTFQTIVQFSSLLIPSAIPLVMPFALIIAITQTLSTMNQDSELVVINASGAPRSAVMRPILILAAVISVVSFLVANYVDPYARMNMRAMIANASADLMNVIVQEGNFRKLADNLYIQVAERRADGSIGGLFIADSRDPSLDLIYYAADGAIASTPTGDMLLMQNGEVQRRDVSDGTVSIIKFNSYAFDLSQFASAGDDFVIYAKDRPLSYLLNPDPNDPVLQTRPLRYKAELHRRLTQWLYPVVFAMIALAFAGDSRSHREARVSASFSAISTALLVYWAGYFASDRADKDAGYIVVMYLVPAAVILVTGFALATGRRIGLPDKWNDRILDYIDSLRKRVSELYARFTGRPRNNAGGQA from the coding sequence ATGCGATTGATTGAGTTGTACATCTTGCGCCGGGTGGCGATCATGTTCCTCGCAGTGCTTGGCGCTGCAGTGGGCATTACCTGGACCGTGCAGGTGCTCCAGCGCATCGACTTTCTGACCACAAGCGGACAGACATTCCAGACAATCGTTCAGTTCAGCTCGCTTTTGATTCCGTCGGCCATCCCTCTCGTGATGCCGTTTGCGCTGATTATTGCAATTACACAGACGCTTTCGACGATGAACCAGGATTCCGAACTGGTCGTCATCAATGCTTCGGGCGCACCGCGCAGCGCGGTCATGCGACCTATTCTGATTCTTGCAGCCGTCATTTCCGTCGTGTCGTTTCTCGTCGCCAATTATGTCGATCCCTATGCGCGCATGAACATGCGCGCGATGATCGCCAATGCCAGTGCCGATCTGATGAATGTCATCGTTCAGGAAGGGAATTTCCGTAAGCTCGCGGATAATCTCTATATTCAGGTCGCGGAACGGCGTGCTGACGGCAGCATTGGCGGGCTTTTCATTGCTGATTCCCGCGATCCATCGCTCGACCTCATCTATTACGCTGCGGATGGCGCGATTGCTTCGACGCCGACCGGCGACATGCTGCTGATGCAGAATGGCGAGGTGCAGCGGCGCGACGTGTCGGACGGCACCGTTTCGATCATCAAGTTCAATTCCTACGCGTTCGACCTCAGCCAGTTCGCTTCGGCTGGTGACGATTTCGTCATCTATGCAAAGGACCGTCCGCTTTCCTATCTGTTGAACCCGGACCCGAACGACCCGGTCCTTCAAACCCGACCGCTACGCTACAAGGCCGAATTGCACCGGCGTCTGACGCAGTGGCTCTATCCGGTTGTCTTTGCAATGATCGCACTGGCGTTCGCGGGCGATTCCCGTTCGCATCGCGAGGCCCGTGTCTCGGCCTCCTTCTCGGCAATCAGCACCGCCCTTCTCGTCTATTGGGCAGGCTATTTTGCGTCGGATCGGGCAGACAAGGATGCAGGCTATATCGTTGTCATGTATCTGGTGCCCGCGGCCGTCATTCTCGTGACAGGCTTTGCGCTCGCCACCGGGCGGCGGATCGGTCTGCCAGACAAATGGAATGACCGCATTCTCGATTATATCGACAGCTTGAGAAAGCGCGTTTCGGAACTCTATGCCCGTTTCACCGGACGTCCACGTAACAATGCCGGAGGACAGGCATGA
- a CDS encoding leucyl aminopeptidase, whose amino-acid sequence MSKRPSISFSDFAAPGKGVSIVLVAKGGGFADEAAQAAGGAEKIKRIAEISGFTGALGKTAEAIETTSSGVDKIVLVGVGEPGKLGNDDWLKIGGAAFSRIGKSERATVTLALPETTIAGDEAADLALGMILRSYKFERYKTRKNNEENGDPKHAAKISICVADPHTAKRAFEVAEAVADGVIQARNLVNEPANILGPVEFAQEAEKLEKLGVKVEILGEKEMKKLGMGALLGVAQGSVRPPRLVVMEWQGAKSKEKPVAFVGKGVVFDTGGISIKPASGMEDMKGDMGGAAAVTGLMRALAGRKAKVNAIGIIGLVENMPDGNAQRPGDIVTSMSGQTIEVINTDAEGRLVLADALHYTNDRFKPRFIINLATLTGAVMVALGQYHAGLFSNDDELADQLYDAGQSTGEKLWRLPLGTEYDKMIDSKFADMKNSAGRYGGAVTAAQFLKRFVGETPWAHLDVAGTAMGSPANEYSQTWASGYGVRLLDRLVRDHFES is encoded by the coding sequence ATGTCTAAACGTCCTTCGATCTCTTTCAGCGATTTTGCAGCACCGGGAAAAGGCGTGTCCATCGTCCTCGTCGCCAAGGGCGGCGGCTTCGCGGACGAGGCGGCTCAGGCTGCAGGCGGTGCGGAAAAGATTAAGCGCATTGCCGAAATTTCCGGATTTACCGGGGCTTTGGGCAAGACGGCGGAAGCGATCGAGACAACTTCCAGCGGTGTCGACAAGATCGTTCTGGTTGGTGTCGGGGAGCCAGGCAAGCTTGGCAATGACGACTGGCTGAAGATCGGCGGGGCTGCATTTTCACGAATCGGCAAGTCAGAGCGCGCAACCGTAACGCTTGCACTGCCTGAAACCACCATCGCCGGTGACGAGGCAGCAGATCTGGCGCTTGGCATGATTCTGCGCTCCTACAAGTTCGAACGCTACAAGACGCGCAAGAATAATGAGGAAAATGGCGATCCGAAACACGCTGCCAAGATCAGCATCTGCGTTGCTGATCCTCATACGGCGAAGCGTGCGTTTGAAGTTGCCGAAGCGGTGGCGGACGGCGTCATTCAGGCGCGCAATCTCGTCAATGAGCCTGCGAATATTCTTGGTCCGGTGGAGTTTGCACAGGAAGCGGAAAAGCTTGAAAAGCTTGGCGTGAAGGTCGAAATCCTCGGCGAGAAGGAAATGAAGAAGCTCGGCATGGGCGCGCTTCTGGGCGTGGCACAGGGTTCCGTTCGCCCGCCGCGACTGGTTGTCATGGAGTGGCAGGGTGCCAAGAGCAAGGAAAAGCCGGTCGCTTTCGTCGGCAAGGGCGTGGTGTTCGATACAGGTGGCATTTCCATCAAGCCGGCCTCCGGCATGGAAGACATGAAGGGTGACATGGGCGGTGCCGCAGCCGTCACCGGCCTGATGCGCGCGCTGGCCGGGCGCAAGGCAAAGGTCAATGCCATCGGCATTATCGGCCTTGTCGAGAACATGCCCGATGGCAATGCGCAGCGTCCGGGCGACATCGTGACGTCCATGTCGGGGCAGACGATCGAAGTCATCAATACCGACGCCGAAGGTCGCCTCGTCCTCGCTGATGCACTGCACTACACGAATGACCGCTTCAAGCCGCGTTTCATCATTAATCTGGCCACTCTTACGGGTGCGGTCATGGTCGCACTCGGCCAGTATCATGCCGGTCTGTTCTCCAATGACGACGAACTTGCGGATCAGCTTTATGATGCGGGTCAGTCGACCGGTGAAAAGCTGTGGCGTCTGCCGCTCGGTACCGAATACGACAAGATGATCGATTCGAAGTTTGCCGATATGAAGAACAGCGCTGGTCGTTATGGCGGAGCCGTCACGGCAGCACAGTTCCTGAAGCGCTTTGTTGGCGAGACCCCTTGGGCGCATCTGGACGTGGCCGGGACGGCTATGGGGTCGCCAGCAAACGAGTATAGCCAGACCTGGGCTTCCGGTTACGGCGTTCGTCTGCTCGACCGTCTTGTCCGGGATCATTTCGAAAGCTAA